In one Clostridia bacterium genomic region, the following are encoded:
- a CDS encoding alginate export family protein, which produces MLTVSRIAVAIVLATAILHPSTSAQTQPVSHAADSPAPQPNKKQTATPVKLGPFNVSGSWRVRMEAPDWFDAPGFNDDYAYVQSIFRLSFGLQRKTWDFNFELSQPSVLGLPDDAVAPGAPGQLGLGANYFAANDNQRYAAWVYPSKLYLRFKNFGGDAQNQLTIGRFEFVEGMEPGTTDKTLTALKAMRIAHRLIGPFTFAVHGRSQDGATLSLMAPGNSNLTFAAARPTRGVFQMDGLGELDISWEYGAYTKPFTFKNGAAEFRLFGLGYQDYRAVAKTDNRPALVRSGIDRFENINIGSYGADFLHVLNTKSAGKWDLLLWGVAQTGEWGVQDHRAGAGAAELGWQPPITSLKPWLRVGYFIGSGDGDPNDNEHNTFFQVLPTPRWYARYPFYNLQNSQDASATLILRPGTKWNIRSEYHNLSLASRNDLWYQGGGAFQPHTFGYIGRPSNGNKGFANVWDISADYQLNSKLVIGFYFANVWGHSVIRSIYPTGDTSRFGFTEVTYKF; this is translated from the coding sequence ATGCTAACTGTCAGTCGCATTGCCGTCGCAATTGTTCTCGCAACCGCCATCCTGCATCCTTCCACTTCGGCACAGACACAGCCCGTTTCACACGCAGCAGACAGCCCTGCGCCGCAACCGAACAAAAAGCAAACCGCCACACCGGTGAAGCTGGGGCCATTCAACGTGAGTGGCTCGTGGCGCGTCCGAATGGAAGCGCCCGACTGGTTCGACGCGCCGGGGTTTAATGATGATTACGCCTACGTGCAATCAATCTTTCGTTTGAGTTTCGGCTTACAGCGGAAGACATGGGATTTCAATTTTGAACTGTCTCAGCCGAGCGTTCTCGGGTTGCCGGACGATGCGGTGGCTCCTGGCGCTCCCGGCCAGCTTGGGCTGGGTGCGAACTACTTCGCAGCGAATGACAACCAGCGGTACGCTGCCTGGGTCTATCCGAGCAAGCTTTATTTGCGATTCAAGAACTTCGGAGGCGACGCCCAGAACCAATTGACAATAGGACGATTTGAATTCGTGGAGGGCATGGAGCCTGGGACAACGGACAAGACACTTACCGCTCTCAAAGCGATGCGCATTGCACATCGCTTAATCGGACCCTTCACGTTCGCCGTTCATGGGCGCAGCCAGGATGGAGCAACCCTTTCCCTCATGGCTCCAGGCAACAGCAATCTCACTTTCGCGGCGGCTCGTCCAACTCGCGGAGTGTTCCAGATGGATGGGCTCGGTGAGCTCGACATCTCCTGGGAGTACGGCGCGTATACCAAGCCTTTCACTTTCAAGAATGGCGCCGCCGAATTCCGGCTGTTTGGACTTGGCTACCAGGATTACCGCGCTGTGGCGAAAACCGACAACCGCCCTGCCCTCGTACGCTCCGGGATTGACCGCTTCGAGAACATCAATATCGGTTCTTATGGAGCTGACTTCTTGCATGTGTTGAATACGAAGAGTGCGGGAAAATGGGATTTGCTTTTGTGGGGAGTCGCGCAGACCGGGGAATGGGGTGTGCAGGATCACCGCGCCGGTGCAGGCGCAGCGGAACTAGGGTGGCAGCCTCCTATTACGAGCTTGAAACCATGGTTGCGAGTTGGCTATTTCATTGGAAGCGGCGATGGCGACCCGAATGACAATGAGCACAATACATTCTTCCAGGTCCTTCCAACGCCACGATGGTACGCACGATACCCGTTCTACAATCTCCAGAACAGCCAGGATGCATCAGCTACACTGATACTCCGTCCCGGAACAAAGTGGAACATTCGCTCGGAGTATCACAACCTGAGCCTCGCTTCCCGCAACGATCTCTGGTACCAAGGCGGCGGCGCCTTCCAGCCACACACGTTTGGTTACATAGGTCGGCCCAGCAATGGGAACAAGGGCTTCGCAAACGTGTGGGACATTAGCGCCGACTATCAGCTGAATTCGAAACTCGTGATCGGGTTTTACTTCGCCAATGTCTGGGGTCACAGCGTAATCCGCTCGATCTATCCGACAGGTGACACCTCTCGTTTCGGATTCACGGAAGTCACATATAAGTTTTGA